DNA from Stutzerimonas decontaminans:
GGACCCTGAACCGATTTGAGGATCAACTCAAGCGGCGCCTCCCAGGGCATCCCCGAGCCGGCGGCAAGGACTGGCGTCGCAAGGCCCAGTACCAGCAGGCCCGATGCAATACCCGAGATACCGGCGGCCAGGCTCGGACGAATGCGTAAGAGTCGGTTCATGCGGGGGCTTCCTGACGGTTGGTTGGTGTGTTGGCGAGTGGGACGCCGATTGCTGTCAGTCCGTAGCCCTGATGGTCGTACCCTGTGACCCACACCATCTCCTGTACGCGGCGTTCGCAGCCACGACCGGTGAGGAACACGACGAGATTGACGGCTTCGGCGATCAGCGGCCGGGGTGCGGCGAGGGCGACCTCGAGAATCAGTTGCTCCAGACGAAGCAGCGCGCCGTGGCAGGAGCCGGCATGGATCGTGGCGATCCCACCAGGGTGGCCGGTGCCCCATGCCTTGACGAGGTCAAGCGCCTCCGCGCCCCGCACCTCACCGACGACAATCCTGTCCGGCCGAAGCCGGAGGGTGCTGCGCACGAGGTCCTTCATCGTGACGACTCCGGAGATTGCCCGCAGGCACACCTGGTCGCGGGCCGTGCACTGGAGTTCCACCGTATCCTCGAGCACCAGGACTCGATCGCCGGTGCCGGCCACCTCCGCGAGCAGGGCGTTGGCCAGCGTGGTCTTGCCACTGCTGGTGCTGCCGGCGATGAGGATGTTCCTGCGCTCGTGCACCGCCTTATGCAGCACGTCACGCTGCTCGGGCGTGATGACACGGTCATCGACATAGTCGTCTAGGGTGAGGTGCTGGATTGCGCGCTTGCGGATTGAGAAGGCGGGAGCGGGCGAGGCGGGGGGCAGCACACCCTCGAAGCGCTCCCCGGTCTGCGGCAGCTCGGCACTCAGCAGGGGGCTGGCCGCGTTGATGGCCCGCCCCACGTGCGCCGCCACCAGTCGGACAACGCGCTCGCCCTCGGAAGCCGACAGGGTTCCGATCTCGTGCCGGCCCCCGCTTAGCCTGTCGATCCAAAGGCGTCCATCGGGGTTCAGCATTACCTCGGCGACATCTGCGTCATCGAGGGCGGTCGCGATCCGCGCGCCCAAGGCGGTGCGCAACATCGCTGCGCTGCGCATGAGAGCCGTGGCGGGGAGGGCGGTCATGGCCGATCTCCCGACGCTGTCATGGTGTGATCAGGTGTTTCGAATGCCTGGCCTTCACGCTCGATTTCGTCTATCAGACGTCGGCCCTTCTGCCATCGTCTGCCCAACTGCTCGACAAACTGGGTAAAGCGCAGGCGACCTTGGGCTCTCGCGGCTTCCTGGTGCGCTTCGGGCACCGGCGTGCTGACGGTCAGGTAGTAACGCACGTACAGAGCAACCGTCTCGATGAGGATGTTCTGGTCACGTTCCAACCGCTCGAACTGCCTCGACAGGCGATCCAGACGCTTGCCCATGGCAACTTCACGCTGTTCACCCGAAGCGGGCGACAACCAACTCGCCAGTGCGGCGGCGACGAGGGAGGACTTCGATACACCTTTCTTGGTTGCCAGCTCATCGAGACGCTTGGCGTGCCCGGGCTCGATGAAGAGGTTTAGTCGCGCGCGTCTCATAGGGATACTCCATCGTCAGGACCAATCGCCGCCGATAGCCGCAGCGGCGTTCCGACTGAATCGACTCCCGCATCGTCGTCCAGCAGCGCGAGGTCGTTGGTCAGGGGCGACAGGTTCGGCATTGGCCGTGCCTCGTCCCACGACTCGCGCAGGGAGCTGTGCTCGAGGCCACCGGCATCGTCCCCAATTGCGCTGACCGGCTGACAGGGCTCGCCGGTCACAACGACGCCGCACCAGTCGTGAGGTGCTACGTCTGGCGCATCCGGGTAGGGACCCGGGCTGAGCACCGGGGCGCTGTAGAGTCTTCGGACGAAGTTGCGATCCGCGTAATAGCGCAGTTTCCTGGCGCGAATGGGCGGCACGCCCGAGAGCATCACGATGGCCTCGTCGACCGGCAGCTGCATCACCTCGCCGGGCGTCAACAGAGGTCGTGCCGTTTCCTGGCGAGAGACCATGAGGTGCCCCAGCCAGGGTGCCAGGCGGTGGCCTGCATAGTTGCGTTGCGCGCGCAGTTGCGTCGCGGTGCCCAAGGTCTCGGAGATGCGTTTGGCCGTACGCTCGTCGTTGGTGGCAAAAGTGATGCGGACATGGCAGTTGTCCAGGATCGAGTGGTTCTGTCCGTATGCCTTGTCGATCTGGTTGAGCGACTGCGAGATCAGGAACGCCCGCAGGCCGTAACCGGCCATAAATGCCAGGGCCGATTCGAAGAAATCCAGCCGTCCCAGCGCGGGGAACTCGTCGAGCATCAGCAACAGTTGGTGCCTGCGCCTGAGACCGTCGGCGCCGTCGAGCGATTCGGTCAGGCGCCGCCCGATCTGGTTCAGGATCAATCGAATGAGCGGTTTGGTGCGACTGATGTCCGACGGCGGAACGACGAGGTAGAGCGACACCGGATGCACAGCGGCAACCAGATCCGCAATGCGCCAATCGCATCGAGAGGTCACCTGGGCCACCGTCGGGTCACGGTACAGACCAAGAAAGGACATGGCCGTCGAGAGCACGCCCGAGCGTTCGTTCTCGCTCTTGTTCAATACCTCGCGTGCCGCAGAGGCGACGACCGGATGGGGACCCTCCGGCAGATGGGAGGTAGCCATCATGCGATGGAGCGTCAGCTCGAAGGTGCAGGAGGGATCTGAAAGAAAGTTGGCAACGCCTCGCAGCGTCTTGTCCTCGACGGCATACAGGACATGGAGGATGGCACCTACCAGCAGAGAGTGACTGGTCTTCTCCCAGTGGTTGCGCCGCTCCATTGCACCTTCGGGATCGACGAGGATATCCGCGATGTTCTGGACGTCCCGGACCTCATGATCGCCCCGGCGAACCTCGAGCAGGGGGTTGTATGCCGCGGAGGCCGGATCGGTCGGGTTGAACAGTAGGCAGTGGGAGAAGCGCGAGCGCCAACCTGCGGTCAGGTTCCAGTTTTCGCCCTTGATATCGTGAATGACGGCCGAGCCTGTCCACGTCAGCAGGGTTGGCACGACTAGCCCGACGCCTTTTCCAGAGCGGGTGGGGGCGAAGGCAAGTACATGCTCGGGTCCTGCGTGGCGCAGATAGCGGCCCCGGTAAAGGCCCAGGCAGACACCCGCGTCCTTTGTCAGCCCAGCCGCACGTACCTCTCTGGGCATGGCCCAGCGCGCCGAACCATGGGTAGTGGCTGTACTGGACTGGCGGGCCCGCCAGATAGACATGCCGAATGCGAGCAACACGGCAGTTGCGCTGCCGCCGCTTGCTATCAAACCCGCCCTGTCGAAGGTAGATGGGGACGCATCGCCAAACCGAAACCACCAGCCGAACAAACGCCAGGGCTGATACACGGGATAGCCCCGCAGTTCGAACCAGGGGCGGCCGAGCTGCTGGTCATAGTCCAGCGACGAGGCAGCCGACTGCGTCGCAATCCAGACGCTGGCGAGCACGACCGAGACCGTCGTCACCACCTGTCCGTACAGCACGTTCGATGCCTGGTTCACCGCCGTTGCGCTCCTGATCCATACGGCACCTTGGCGTGCCGTATGGATAAGGTTCGATAATCAGGTCCCTGAATTCAAAGACCGATTGGGCAACGATTATGTCCGTTGGCGGCGTCGTGATCGGATTGCTCGGATACGCGTGCGCCGTCCGGCGAAGCCCTACTGCGAACTACTTGGTGAGGATCAGCTTATTCTGCCGAGTGACGCGCAGGATGTACTCGCAACCGTCATGGAGGATGACCAGCTCGCGAGCGCCTTGCAGCAGGTATTCGCTCGCGGCCCTGCGGCGGGGACCAGCCGAGCCGTTCGAATCGCCTATGTGTTTGCCTACCGGCTCCGCAAACGGGTGCTGCGGTGCTCGTATGACCGTCACTTCGATCCCTCCGGCACGTAGACCATTGACCCATCCTCGAGGCGATACGCCACGCCTGCCTTGGCGCCTTGTCCTTGGCCGATGTCACCAGTGGACTTGTAGTGCTCCATGGTCTTGCCCTCCTTGATAAAAATTTCCATGTTCGGTTTGCCGGCATTCTTGATAACCGTGACGTCATCCTCACTGGTAAACGGGTTGACTGGGTTGTTCGCCACCGCGATCAGGAGTGCAGCGATGATCACCAGGAATACATCGATCAGATTGACAACCGAAAGGATCGGATCATCGGCTTCCGCCTCCTCAAGCAAGCGCACGCTCATCAGCTCATCTCCACTGTCATCTCGTGGGCGACCTCAGCTGCAGCACCGGTACCGTTTCGCTGTTCATGCTCGATCTGTACGAGTTCCTCGGCATACCAGCGCCGACGCACATTCACGACCCAGTAGGTGAGCGAGGCAGCGAGCAGGGAGAGAATCACTGCGGAGAAGGCAACCGTCAGGTTGTCGCTCACCTGATCGAGCTGGCCGTTGGACAGGCCCTTGAGTGCGGGCCCCATTGGAATCATGGTCGCCACCAGACCCAGCATCGGCGTAACGCGCGTGACGATGCGCGGCGTCTCGAGGCGTTTGAACGCCAGTGTCTCGAGCTCGGTTGCGCTCATGGACGGCGCGAGGCGCCAGCTCTCGACAAGGTCGTACCCACGCGGATGGCCCTGGTGCCGCTGACGCGCCTGCGTGAGGAACTGGCCCACTGCAAAAAACGCATAGATGAACATGACAATCACGGCTAGCAGCACCGGCAGCATGAAGAGTTGGCTGGCGCTGTACAGCGCGGATTCGATGAACAGTTGCATGGTGTCTCCCTGAGTCATGCGCGAGCCGGCAGGCGCCGGCCCTGGTTGTATATACCGGCCAGCAGCGCCACTGCGATCATCAGCAGCACCGCTAGCGGTGCCCAGTCGAACGGCTGCGGTTGGGCCTGTTGACGCTCCAGCTTCTGGCCCGTGACGGGCTGGGTATCCGCAGCATCGCTTGCGGCTGAGGCTTGCGCGTCGGTTGGCGCGTCGCTTGGCGCGGCAAGCCCGAAGCCCGCCGCTGCCTGTTGGACGTAGGCGCTGAACTTGGCATTGTCACTGACCGCGTCGTGGCGCTCTGCAAGGTCCTTCCAGCGCTGCGCCAACTGCTGTAGCGTTTGCGCGTCCGCCTGCCAGTACTCCTTTCGAGCCGCTTCCAGTAGCCGTTCGATCAGCTGCGCCTGGGCTTGCGGATGGTTCTGCTCGAACCATTCGTTGATGCCCAGTCCAAGCTTGTCGTCGACATACACCGCCTTGAACTCGTCCCATTGGTCGGTGCGAACGGTTTCCGGTGCGGTGACTTGCCAACCCCAGAGGTTGTTGGCTGCGCCCAAGACCTCCAGCGTGCCGCTATAGCCCTCCTGCTGTATCGCCTTGATCCAGCCGGGATGGAAGTAGCGTGCGCGCAGGTCGCGTGCGAGGAAGCCGGCCGCCGTCTCGCTGCGCGGATTGTCCGCGTCGCGCAAGTTGCTGATGTAAAGCTCGGGCGACTTGCCATCCAGGTGCCGTACGGCAAGGCCGAGGCCACCCAGGTACTGGAAGGGGTCATCTGTGGTGAGCATTCCGTACAGATTGGACGAACGGGACAGCACTGCACCCTCCACGCCGCGAAGCTGCTCTGCGTAGAGGTTGACGTCCGGCTTTTCTCCCCAGCGTTCCGGATCCGGCCCATAGGCGAACTGCATACGATCGAGATAGAGGTTGGCCAGTTTTTGCTCGCCAGCGATGCGGTCCTGGCCACCATTGGGCGCCTCGCCGAAGCTGTCGCTGGCCAGGGTGGCGTCCTCCAGGCCGGTGCTGTACGCGCCCGATTCGGAAGAGAAGATCCGCGTTCGGGCTGCCAGCGATGCATCCTCCGGTGACAGCCCAAACTCCCGCAATGTACGTTCGATTCTCCGGCTGTTGGCGGCTATCGCGTTGTTCGGCTCGTCCAGCGCGCTGGCCTGGTCAGCCGCCTGGGCGAGCCACTGCATGACCTGCGGAAACTGGTCGCGATAGAGGCCGGTCGCCGAAACAACCGCGTCGATGCGCGGCCGTTGGAGTTCTTCGGCAGGGATGACCTCAATGCCGGTGACCCGACCTGCGCTGTCCCAGACCGGGCGGAAACCCATCATCGCCAGCACCTGGGCTTCGAGCATGCCGAAGTGGCGCATGGTTTCCACCGACCATAGCGTAAAGGCCATTTTGCTGGGGTATTGGCCATGCTTCTCGCGATGCTGCTCGAGCAGTCGTGTCGCGGCCAGTTGGCCGGCCTCCCACGCCTCGGGCGTTGGAATGCGTGAAGGATCGAAGCCGTACAGATTGCGGCCAGTCGGGAGGCTGTCCGGGTTCTTTATGGGATCGCCGCCGTAGCTCGTGGGCACGTGGCGCCCCTGCAACGCGGCGAAATAGCCGTCCAGCTCGCTGTCGTTGCCAAGGCTTTGCCAGTAGGTGCGGCCGCGCTCGAGCAGCGCTCCGACTTGCGGGTCGCCGGTCCAGGGCTGCCCCTGGCGTACGTGCTCGTCCAGGAGATGCCACACCGGGGTTGTCTGGATGCTCTCATAGTCCACCAGCAACAGGTCTTCCGGATCGTCCGGGGCGATGGCCTGGAGCAGCGGCTTGCCGAGCATTTGTTGCACGGTCAACAGACGCACGTTTTCATCGGCCGGCATTCCGAAGCGTGCGAGCCCCAACGGCTGCTGTTCCAGCGCCAGGTCATGCAGTTGCACGTGCAGGGAGTCGATGAAGGCAGCGAAATTGCTTTCGATAGTTGCCGTATCGATTGCCGCGTCTCGGTCGAGCTTCAGCCGTTCGGTCAGCTCGCGGATCCGATTGGCGGTAGCAGTCCGCACCTCGCCTTCGGTCATGCTCAGCCATTGGTGGAGCAGGTCGTGTAGCTCGTTGAGCTCGCCATGTAGCCCGGCCGGGCCAAAGGCCGGCGTGTTATGGCTGATAGTGACCGCTCGGCCCCGGCGCTTGGTTTGCAGCGCCTCGCCAATGTTGTCCACGATGTAGGGATAGATCACCGGCAGATCGCCCAGCACGAGGTAGGGCGCCTCGACCACGTCGAGCCCCCGCTCCTTGCCCGGTTGCCATTCGGCGGAACCATGTGTCCCGAAATGCACCAGCGCGTCGGCGGCGAACTCGTTGCGCAACCAGAGATAGGCCGCGAGATAGCTGTGCGAAGGGGGAGACTTCGTGTCGTGATACAGCGCCTTCTCGCGATCGTCCAGCCGCTCGCCTCGCGGCGGCTGGGGCATGATCACCTGCTTGCCAAGCTGAAGGCGTGGAATGACAAAGACGTTGCGTGCCGGTAAGAACAAGCTGGCATCTTCTGGCGATCCCCAACGCTCAAGGATCGGCTGGCGAACCCCCTCGGGCAGATTGTCGAACCAGGACTGGTAAGCCGCGAGCGACAACGGCGCGCCGCGGTCATCGATCAGCAGACCCTCAAGCGCATCGTCGCGATAGAAGGGGGCAAGCAAGCGGGCCAGCTCGTTGATCAGCTGTTGCTCGTCGAGCTGCTGCACGCCATAGCCGCGTTCGGCGTAGG
Protein-coding regions in this window:
- the trbB gene encoding P-type conjugative transfer ATPase TrbB, with translation MTALPATALMRSAAMLRTALGARIATALDDADVAEVMLNPDGRLWIDRLSGGRHEIGTLSASEGERVVRLVAAHVGRAINAASPLLSAELPQTGERFEGVLPPASPAPAFSIRKRAIQHLTLDDYVDDRVITPEQRDVLHKAVHERRNILIAGSTSSGKTTLANALLAEVAGTGDRVLVLEDTVELQCTARDQVCLRAISGVVTMKDLVRSTLRLRPDRIVVGEVRGAEALDLVKAWGTGHPGGIATIHAGSCHGALLRLEQLILEVALAAPRPLIAEAVNLVVFLTGRGCERRVQEMVWVTGYDHQGYGLTAIGVPLANTPTNRQEAPA
- a CDS encoding CopG family transcriptional regulator, which gives rise to MRRARLNLFIEPGHAKRLDELATKKGVSKSSLVAAALASWLSPASGEQREVAMGKRLDRLSRQFERLERDQNILIETVALYVRYYLTVSTPVPEAHQEAARAQGRLRFTQFVEQLGRRWQKGRRLIDEIEREGQAFETPDHTMTASGDRP
- a CDS encoding conjugal transfer protein TraG; this encodes MNQASNVLYGQVVTTVSVVLASVWIATQSAASSLDYDQQLGRPWFELRGYPVYQPWRLFGWWFRFGDASPSTFDRAGLIASGGSATAVLLAFGMSIWRARQSSTATTHGSARWAMPREVRAAGLTKDAGVCLGLYRGRYLRHAGPEHVLAFAPTRSGKGVGLVVPTLLTWTGSAVIHDIKGENWNLTAGWRSRFSHCLLFNPTDPASAAYNPLLEVRRGDHEVRDVQNIADILVDPEGAMERRNHWEKTSHSLLVGAILHVLYAVEDKTLRGVANFLSDPSCTFELTLHRMMATSHLPEGPHPVVASAAREVLNKSENERSGVLSTAMSFLGLYRDPTVAQVTSRCDWRIADLVAAVHPVSLYLVVPPSDISRTKPLIRLILNQIGRRLTESLDGADGLRRRHQLLLMLDEFPALGRLDFFESALAFMAGYGLRAFLISQSLNQIDKAYGQNHSILDNCHVRITFATNDERTAKRISETLGTATQLRAQRNYAGHRLAPWLGHLMVSRQETARPLLTPGEVMQLPVDEAIVMLSGVPPIRARKLRYYADRNFVRRLYSAPVLSPGPYPDAPDVAPHDWCGVVVTGEPCQPVSAIGDDAGGLEHSSLRESWDEARPMPNLSPLTNDLALLDDDAGVDSVGTPLRLSAAIGPDDGVSL
- the hemP gene encoding hemin uptake protein HemP, whose product is MTVIRAPQHPFAEPVGKHIGDSNGSAGPRRRAASEYLLQGARELVILHDGCEYILRVTRQNKLILTK
- a CDS encoding DUF2149 domain-containing protein codes for the protein MRLLEEAEADDPILSVVNLIDVFLVIIAALLIAVANNPVNPFTSEDDVTVIKNAGKPNMEIFIKEGKTMEHYKSTGDIGQGQGAKAGVAYRLEDGSMVYVPEGSK
- a CDS encoding MotA/TolQ/ExbB proton channel family protein, which gives rise to MQLFIESALYSASQLFMLPVLLAVIVMFIYAFFAVGQFLTQARQRHQGHPRGYDLVESWRLAPSMSATELETLAFKRLETPRIVTRVTPMLGLVATMIPMGPALKGLSNGQLDQVSDNLTVAFSAVILSLLAASLTYWVVNVRRRWYAEELVQIEHEQRNGTGAAAEVAHEMTVEMS
- the cobN gene encoding cobaltochelatase subunit CobN produces the protein MLVFGLLALSLSMRVQAETMQAKRLLFVAAAPVQAGKFERLKPIARDAGFSLEYRMIDGVDGNPNLAQLDSFDLIAIDAPYGAALGAVQMGLGSALDGLATPWIWLRRDGSRGNGLPPALIEELDLYYTNGGVANFNGFFCRLDAHLTSKASPCPSPDIHPQAGIYHPQGDGRIFTSLDDYLKWKGVELRTEIPVIGVLFHKAYMDSGLTGFVDDTVRRIEAAGALAVPLYTTAMGNDEITTLLGTSGTPRADVLINMQIMLNGSGRKAEFERLGIPVLQAMPYRGGEQADWEADAVGLEAQDIPFYLAQPEYAGLVDPLFAAATSKADGDIVPIDRQLQAVVDKALRLAHLQRLPAQEVRTAIMFYNYPPGETNLGASFLNVPRSLETLLAAYAERGYGVQQLDEQQLINELARLLAPFYRDDALEGLLIDDRGAPLSLAAYQSWFDNLPEGVRQPILERWGSPEDASLFLPARNVFVIPRLQLGKQVIMPQPPRGERLDDREKALYHDTKSPPSHSYLAAYLWLRNEFAADALVHFGTHGSAEWQPGKERGLDVVEAPYLVLGDLPVIYPYIVDNIGEALQTKRRGRAVTISHNTPAFGPAGLHGELNELHDLLHQWLSMTEGEVRTATANRIRELTERLKLDRDAAIDTATIESNFAAFIDSLHVQLHDLALEQQPLGLARFGMPADENVRLLTVQQMLGKPLLQAIAPDDPEDLLLVDYESIQTTPVWHLLDEHVRQGQPWTGDPQVGALLERGRTYWQSLGNDSELDGYFAALQGRHVPTSYGGDPIKNPDSLPTGRNLYGFDPSRIPTPEAWEAGQLAATRLLEQHREKHGQYPSKMAFTLWSVETMRHFGMLEAQVLAMMGFRPVWDSAGRVTGIEVIPAEELQRPRIDAVVSATGLYRDQFPQVMQWLAQAADQASALDEPNNAIAANSRRIERTLREFGLSPEDASLAARTRIFSSESGAYSTGLEDATLASDSFGEAPNGGQDRIAGEQKLANLYLDRMQFAYGPDPERWGEKPDVNLYAEQLRGVEGAVLSRSSNLYGMLTTDDPFQYLGGLGLAVRHLDGKSPELYISNLRDADNPRSETAAGFLARDLRARYFHPGWIKAIQQEGYSGTLEVLGAANNLWGWQVTAPETVRTDQWDEFKAVYVDDKLGLGINEWFEQNHPQAQAQLIERLLEAARKEYWQADAQTLQQLAQRWKDLAERHDAVSDNAKFSAYVQQAAAGFGLAAPSDAPTDAQASAASDAADTQPVTGQKLERQQAQPQPFDWAPLAVLLMIAVALLAGIYNQGRRLPARA